AAAAACATGTTGGGATCATCAAAGCTCCTAAGCCATCCCTCAAATATCCTCGCTTCCTTTCCACCGTAAACCTTAATTACCTTTCCTCTCTCGATATCCATAAATATGGGCTCTTTTAGGAGCCCAAGCTCCTCCGGAGGATAAACGGAACCATCGAAAACGAGCGTTCCGTTTATCGTCTCCTCCACGGGAGCCCAATCTACCTGCCCTATGAGCATATACTCTCCAGGGCCCTGAACCTCTCCCTCAACAAATATGGGTCTTTCTGGATCGTTTTCAAACTCGAGGTCCGTCCCCGCGGGAGTGGTCATTCTCATCTTTCTCGTCTTTAGCGTGATATCAGCGAGCCTTCTCTGGAATTCCGAAAGGAGCGGAACATTTACTCTTCCCACCGTCCTCACGATCATCTCCTTCGTCATGCCAACGAGACACATATACCTTATCTTTCCCCTTTCCATCGCCTTATCATAAGTCCCCAATCAGGAGTGGGAGGTTGCACGCCCAGTCCAAGGAAGCTCAAGGCAGCGACCTCAAGTATCGCAGAACCGATATCCATGGTAGCCTGAACTATCAAGGGAGAAACGGAATTAGGAAGTATGTGCCTTAATATAATCTTTACGCTCCCTATTCCCATGCTCTTCGCGGCTTCGACATAGGGCCTTTCCTTAACCGATATCGCCATTCCCCTCACCAAACGCGTATACCAGGGCCACCAGCTTATCGCAAGAGCCAAAATAGCGCTTATCATTCCCCTACCAATCGTCGAGGCTATAAGAAGAGCCAATAGCAAAGGAGGAAAAGCTAAAAATATATCTGTTATCCTCATTATAACGAGGTCCACCCTGCCTCCAAAGTATCCTGCTACTACCCCTAAGGGAAGCTCTATTAATACCGCAAGTAGCACGACGCTGAAGCCCATTATCATAGATGTGCGAGCTCCATAAATTACCCTGCTTAAAACATCCCTGCCCAAGTGATCCGTCCCGAAAGGATGAGAAACGCTTGGCGGAAGAAGCCTCTCTTCGAGGTTTGGAGCTCCCTTAGCCTGCTCTGGATATGGCGCTATAAGGGGAGCAAAAACCGCTATGGCTACCAGCGAAACTATTACCCAGAAGCCAAGAGCTGATATTCTACTCCTTAAAAGAAGCCTTAGAAAAGTCATCTTATGAATGCCATCTCCCTTAAAGCGTTATTCTTGGATCCAGATAGACCTGTATAAGATCAACGATCAGATTTATAAAGACATAAGCGGTTGCAGCTACGATCGTTACCCCACAAACGGCAGGATAGTCCATGCTCAAGATAGAATTAGCCGCGTATCGCCCAAGTCCCGGCCAGTTAAATATAAGCTCAACCAGAAAGGCTCCAACGAGGGTATAAGCGAACGAGAGCCCCACGGTTATGAGAGCGGGCGCTATGGTGTTCTTAAGGGCATACTTAAAATATATCCTTTGAGGGGAAAGCCCATAGGCATGAGCGGTTCTTATATAGTTTTCTTGAAGAACCTCAACCATCATGGAGCGCACTTGCCTCGTTATAAGTCCCACGGGATAAGCGGCAAGCGTAATGGCGGGAAGAACGATGGTGCTCGCCCTATCCGAGAGAGAAAGAACGCCAAGATACTTAAAGAAAAGAAGCTGGAGTATTATCCCAAACCAGAAAGGAGGAAGTGAAACCCCGCTGACCGCTATAATTCTCGAAAGGTTATTGCTTCCAAAGGGGTTCATCCAGATGGAGCTCCGCTCTCGCCTTTTTTATCGCCTCAACGGTAGGATGAGCGCCGACCCACAAAGCTGCTGAGTCGGCGGGAACCACCCTTGATATAGCAAAAACTATGCTAACAACTCCAAATACTACAACTACAGCGAGAAGCAGTCTATAGAGTATATATTCCCAAAACTTCAACGCTTGTAAAGATCGTAAAAGTAAACTGTTTGAGGATATCCAGGATTAGCCTTAAATCCGCCAATGCTCTTATGAATAACGTATATAGCATCGGGACAATAGAAGAAGATGGAAGGAGCGTCATCCATTAAAATCTCTTCCGCCCTCTTATAAAGTGAGCTCGCGAGGTCTGGATCCACACCCTCAAGCTGAACTGCCTTGTCAATTAGCTTATCAAACTCAGAATTAGAGTAATAGCAGAGATTAAAGTTTATCTCCTTCTCGCTGTGGAACATATTAAAGAGAAAATCGTAGGGCGTAAGATAGGTAGGCCACCAATACATAACGAGGATATCCTGAGCCTTTTGAGGATCGCTCTTCGCCAAAGCCCACTGCTGTTCCCAATTCATGGGCCTTATCTCAAGTTCTATTCCAAGCTTTTCCCACTCAGCCTTTAGAATTTCAGCGACCTTTTTCTCAGCATCATCGCCCTGTGCATAGGTTAGCATAATCTTAAAGCCACCATTGGGATAGCCTGCTTTCCTAAGCAATTCCTTTGCCTTCTCAAGATCATACTTATATCCCTTCATATCCTCAAAATATCCGAACATTCCCTTTGGTATCGGGCAGTTAGCCACGCTCCCATACCCATGAAGTATATATTTAACGATCTTTTTATAAGGCGTCGCATAGCAAAGTGCCTGCCTCACGAGCTTATTGTTCAACGGTTTCTTCTTAGTATTAAGCAAACCATACAGTTCCTGATACGATGGAGACCTATCTACCACCACGTTTGGGTTTTTCTCAAGCTTGGGGACATCGTCCAGGGGCAAATCACGGGCTATATGTATCTGCCCGCTCACTACCATCTGCTCTCTAAGGGAAGCATCTGGCACTATTTTGACAATTGCTATATCAAACTGGTTTTTCTTCCAACCTCCCCAGTACCCCTTAAACTTTCTCATAACTATCTCGGTTTTTGGATCGTACTTAACCAGCATATAAGGACTGCTACCAGCATCGTGTCCCTTATTCAGGTATTCCGCTATCTTTTTATCATCGCCTATCTTGGAAAGCAGCTTGCTATCCATTATATAGGCGCCATATCCAGCAGAAGCTATAAGAGGAAGATCCGCGGGATACCTGAGAGTAAACTTAACCGTATATTTATCGAGAACCTCTACCTTCTTTACCGGGTCCCAGATAAAAGCCGCTCCTCCTTTCATCCTTATAGTTCTGTCAACGGACCACTTAACATCATAAGCAGTGAGCTCGTTTCCGCTATGAAACTTAACCCCTTTTCTTATATGGAATATCCACTCAGTTCCATCCTTATTCGACTTCCATGAAGTAGCAAGCCAAGGTTTCAATCCCTCCGGAGTATACTTAACCAAACACTCATAAAGATTGACGAGTATAACTATGGAATTGGAAAACTCCGTGCTCGGATCGAGGGTTATCATCTCGCTCCCATAGCCGTATATAACGACATTGGTTTTAGCATGGGCATATCCCACCGGCAGAATCATTACCGCAAGGAAAACAAACACGAGGAGGCAAATAAGCCTCTTCCTCAAAAGCCACACCCCCTTAAAAAAGTTCTTTATCTGATTATAGCTTCATTTATTCGTATGCGTTAAGAAAAAAGCTTGAGCCCCGGCTTTCACATCTTAGCCAGGGCTCAGAAAAGCCGCAAACATCTTCTCAGTAGAAGCAGCCTGCTGCTGAGTAACAGATGCTATGTTCTCTATCGCTCGGTTCCCGCCGTACTCCCAAAATGCCCATCGGGCTTAGCAAGGAAAAGCACGCTCAGCTTTTCCCCACCATCTTAAGGTAGCGATCAAAGTCATCCTTCACCTGGCTCCACTTCATCTTATCGACGCTATCCCACGCTGAGATTGCCTCTACCTCACCCACTATACCCTCAAGGTGAACTCCTACCTGATGAGCCCTCGCGTTAACTATCTCAACCCCATCCTCGGATATAAGGCTCATCATCTCATTCTTAAGCCTGTATTTGTAAAATTTTAAACTTTGTTTATTATAGCTATTATTTCTAAAGGCTCATCACTAATGCACTTTACGCCATGACTCTCTCCGCTTCTCGTTATAACGAGATCCCCGGGTTCCACTTCTTTAATCTCACCATTGTCATTAACTTCACCCCTTCCCTTAAGGATAAAATATATTTCCTCATCTCCAAGATGCTGATGATATCCCACAGAGGAACCGGGAGGTATCAAAACATGCATAGCTTTTATAGCACCTTTATCCCTGTCTTCCTTAAAGAAGTAGTTTATGAAGATTTCTCCCTCACCACCTCGAAAATCCCTCTTAACCTCAGAAAGCTTATCAGTGGATTTTATAAGCATTTTTATCTACCTCCTTGACATCATTCTGATATAAAATATATTATACGTTAGTGTTGATATTACCATACTAATAGTCGCCTGCCAATAGTAGCAAGATGTATACTTAATTTTTGGGAGGTGAGAATAAAAAATGAGTCTAAACGTAGAACCCAAGGATATACTTGAAGCTTTTAAGATAATACGCACCTATCTTAGGGAAACCCCATTTGAGTACTCCCCCCTCTTAAGCGAGAGGGTGTGCTCAAGAGTTTTCCTGAAGCTTGAGAACTTTCAGTTAGCGCGATCCTTCAAGGTAAGAGGAGCCTTAAATTTGATGCTCAACATTAGAAGAAAGGAAGGAATAAGCGAGGTAATAACCGCATCAAGTGGAAACCACGCTCAGGGGATAGCATTTGCTGCCAGAGCACTCAACATGAAGGCAACGATAGTCGTTCCAGAAACATGCCCAGAAACGAAGAAAAAAGCCATTAAGCTTATAGGAAGGGAAAACGTTAGGTTGATGGAAGCAGGAAATGTATACGATGAAGCAGAGGAAGAAGCTATAAAAATAGCCTCTAAAAAGGGGGTTCCCTTCGTGCCTCCCGCTGAGCACAGATTGATAATGGCAGGAGCGGGAACCGTGGGGCTCGAGATGATGCTTGAAAACCCAGATCTCAACCTAATACTCGTTCCCGCGGGAGCCGGTGGACTTATCCTCGGAATCGCAACGATCGTTAAGGCATTAAACCCTCAGATAAGAATTTACGGTGTCCAAAGCGAAGCCTCTCCGCCATGGTATTACTCCTGGAAAGCAGGAAAGCTCGTTGAAGTTGAGATAAGAGAATCCTTAGCCGACGGCTTAAGCGGAGGTATAAAAGAAGAAATGCTTGAGTTAGCCAAAACGCGCGTTGATGGCTTTCTACTCGTGAGTGAGGAAGAAATAGCGAATGCAATGAGATATGCTATAACCGAGCTTCACCAGATCGTTGAGGGAGCGGGAGCAGTTGGTTTAGCAGCTATTCTAAGTGGGAAGATAGATGTAAGGGATAAAAGAGTAGGAGTTGTAATAAGCGGAGGCAACGTAGATTCGAAAACCATAACGAGGATCCTAAGCGGAAATTAATTTTCCCCTTTCAATATCTCCCTCACCGCATGCTCATAAAGTCTGTTCTGAAAGCGTATCACCCTGCCTATCGGATCGTAAAAGAGTACCTCCTTCTCGACAAGCTCTTTAACGAGGTCAAGTTTCTCCTCTTCATAATAAAGATTTTCCCCTTTAACCGCTCGCTTCAATATTTCCTTTAGATCCCTTCTTTTCCTTGTCGATTCATATATCCTGGATAAGGTTAACTCATAAAGCTCCTCAATCACTTCCCTCGGGTTCCCTTCGAGCACCTCTTCTAATATCCATGGGACTCCTCCAGCCATTTCGATGACATACTTAGCGTCTTCTTCTGGTAATCCCTCTTCAAGGAGAATTTTCAAGGTTGTTTTATCATCGAAGAAGTCGACAAGATAGAAACGAGATGTGCTTTCAAGGGTTGAATCACTATAAACTCGCTCTATGAAGAAGGTATCTGAGGTCATAACTATCACATGTGAAAGATGAAGCACCTTCGTAAGCCTGACAAAGAAGTTAAATAGCTCGTTTATCAAAGGTCTCTGATTATTAGGACTGTTTAGGTAAACCTCTTTTAGCTTCTGTAACTCGTCAAAAACGAGAACAGGGATCATGCCCTCCTTCCTATCCTTCTCCAATATTCTTCTCATTTCCGAAAAGGGATTAAGCTCTCCCTTCAATATCCTTATCAACTCTCCTCCACTCAGCTCAAAAGCCCCGTAGTTTACCCCAACTACTCCAGAAACAAACTCCAGCATCCTTCTTAACCAACCTTTTTCCTTGAAAAATAGATTTAAAACAGAGTTATATGTGGTAATCGCTTCTTCACGCAAATCATACCAGTAATACTTAAACTTATCCTTGGATAGTTCCTCAACTACTCTTTGAAGAAGCGTGCTCTTCCCGCTTGA
The DNA window shown above is from Synergistota bacterium and carries:
- a CDS encoding threonine/serine dehydratase translates to MSLNVEPKDILEAFKIIRTYLRETPFEYSPLLSERVCSRVFLKLENFQLARSFKVRGALNLMLNIRRKEGISEVITASSGNHAQGIAFAARALNMKATIVVPETCPETKKKAIKLIGRENVRLMEAGNVYDEAEEEAIKIASKKGVPFVPPAEHRLIMAGAGTVGLEMMLENPDLNLILVPAGAGGLILGIATIVKALNPQIRIYGVQSEASPPWYYSWKAGKLVEVEIRESLADGLSGGIKEEMLELAKTRVDGFLLVSEEEIANAMRYAITELHQIVEGAGAVGLAAILSGKIDVRDKRVGVVISGGNVDSKTITRILSGN
- a CDS encoding cupin domain-containing protein, giving the protein MLIKSTDKLSEVKRDFRGGEGEIFINYFFKEDRDKGAIKAMHVLIPPGSSVGYHQHLGDEEIYFILKGRGEVNDNGEIKEVEPGDLVITRSGESHGVKCISDEPLEIIAIINKV
- a CDS encoding AAA family ATPase; the protein is MKFWDRERELNWLKRYLQTEPNALLFIYGPKSSGKSTLLQRVVEELSKDKFKYYWYDLREEAITTYNSVLNLFFKEKGWLRRMLEFVSGVVGVNYGAFELSGGELIRILKGELNPFSEMRRILEKDRKEGMIPVLVFDELQKLKEVYLNSPNNQRPLINELFNFFVRLTKVLHLSHVIVMTSDTFFIERVYSDSTLESTSRFYLVDFFDDKTTLKILLEEGLPEEDAKYVIEMAGGVPWILEEVLEGNPREVIEELYELTLSRIYESTRKRRDLKEILKRAVKGENLYYEEEKLDLVKELVEKEVLFYDPIGRVIRFQNRLYEHAVREILKGEN
- a CDS encoding ABC transporter substrate-binding protein, whose product is MILPVGYAHAKTNVVIYGYGSEMITLDPSTEFSNSIVILVNLYECLVKYTPEGLKPWLATSWKSNKDGTEWIFHIRKGVKFHSGNELTAYDVKWSVDRTIRMKGGAAFIWDPVKKVEVLDKYTVKFTLRYPADLPLIASAGYGAYIMDSKLLSKIGDDKKIAEYLNKGHDAGSSPYMLVKYDPKTEIVMRKFKGYWGGWKKNQFDIAIVKIVPDASLREQMVVSGQIHIARDLPLDDVPKLEKNPNVVVDRSPSYQELYGLLNTKKKPLNNKLVRQALCYATPYKKIVKYILHGYGSVANCPIPKGMFGYFEDMKGYKYDLEKAKELLRKAGYPNGGFKIMLTYAQGDDAEKKVAEILKAEWEKLGIELEIRPMNWEQQWALAKSDPQKAQDILVMYWWPTYLTPYDFLFNMFHSEKEINFNLCYYSNSEFDKLIDKAVQLEGVDPDLASSLYKRAEEILMDDAPSIFFYCPDAIYVIHKSIGGFKANPGYPQTVYFYDLYKR
- a CDS encoding ABC transporter permease — translated: MHKMTFLRLLLRSRISALGFWVIVSLVAIAVFAPLIAPYPEQAKGAPNLEERLLPPSVSHPFGTDHLGRDVLSRVIYGARTSMIMGFSVVLLAVLIELPLGVVAGYFGGRVDLVIMRITDIFLAFPPLLLALLIASTIGRGMISAILALAISWWPWYTRLVRGMAISVKERPYVEAAKSMGIGSVKIILRHILPNSVSPLIVQATMDIGSAILEVAALSFLGLGVQPPTPDWGLMIRRWKGER